The window CAGAGCGATGTGGTGTGCCACGAAACCTTCGCGCCGATCCTTTATGTGGTCGGCTACAAGGATTTTGCCCAGGCCCTGCAACTCAATAACGCGGTGCCTCAAGGCCTGTCGTCCTGCATCTTCACCACGGACGTGCGTGAAGCCGAGCAATTCATGTCAGCAGTGGGCAGCGACTGCGGCATCGCCAACGTCAACATCGGCCCGAGCGGCGCGGAAATCGGCGGCGCGTTCGGCGGCGAGAAAGAGACCGGCGGCGGACGTGAGTCAGGCTCCGATGCATGGCGCGGTTACATGCGTCGCCAGACCAACACCGTGAACTACTCGCTGGAGCTGCCGTTGGCGCAGGGGATTACCTTCGACTGAGAAACTGGATCTTCGACCGATGAAGATCCCCTGTGGGAGCGAGCTTGCTCGCGATAGCGTCGGATCAGCCAACATGGATGTTGCAAGGTAAACCGCATCGCGAGCAGGCTCGCTCCCACAATGAGTTTATGTGTAGTGGTTGGGTTTCATTTCCGGAGTCTGGCAATGCCGTTACGCGAAGAATGTCTGTGGGAAAAACTGACGCCGCAAAGACCTGAAAATACCGCCCTCACCGGCGAAATCACGGTGGATGTCTGCGTGATCGGCGCAGGTTTTACCGGTTTGTCGGCGGCGGTGCATTTGCTCGAACAAGGCAAGCGCGTGGCTGTGCTGGAGGCCCATCGGGCCGGGCATGGTGGGTCGGGGCGCAATGTCGGATTGGTCAACGCCGGCTTGTGGATCCCGCCGGATGAGATAGAAGCCGGCTTCGGCGAAGCGGTGGGCAGCCAGCTCAATCGCATGCTCGGGGCGGCGCCGGCGCTGGTGTTCAGCCTCGTCGATAAATACAACATTGATTGCCAGCTGCGCCGCGAAGGCACGCTGCACATGGCTCACAACACCAGGGGCGAAGCGGACCTGCGCAGTCGTGAAGAACAATGGAAGCGCCGTGGCGCCCCGGTGGAGTTGCTCACCGGCCAGGCGTGTGCCCAGGCCACGGGCACCTCGAAAATCGCTGCGGCATTGCTCGACCGGCGTGCCGGCACGCTCAATCCGATGGCCTACACCAGTGGGCTGGCCAAGGCTGCCAGCGACCTTGGTGGCCAGTTGTTTGATCATTCCCCCGTCACGCGCCTGGAACGCCAAGGGCAGCGCTGGTCGGTGCAAACTGCCCAGGGTTCGGTACTGGCCGAGCAAGTGGTGATCGCGTCCAATGCCTACACCGAAGGTGACTGGACGGAGCTGCGGCGCAATTTCTTTCCCGGTTACTACTATCAGGTTGCTTCCGCTCCGCTGACCGACGAAGCGGCGCAGCGCATCCTGCCAGGCGGCCAGGGCTCGTGGGACACCCGCCAGGTACTGAGCAGCATTCGTCGGGACAAGGACGGGCGTCTGTTGCTGGGCAGCCTGGGTAATGGCAATCGCAAACCCACCTGGTTCCTCAAGGCGTGGGCCGACCGGGTGCAACAGCACTATTTCCCTTACCTCAAGCCGGTGGAATGGGAATGCACCTGGACCGGGTGTATCGCCTTCACCCCCGATCACCTGATGCGCCTGTTCGAGCCGGCCCCCGGTCTGGTGGCCGTGACGGGTTACAACGGCCGCGGCGTGACGACTGGCACAGTAGTGGGCAAAGCCTTTGCCGACTATCTGTGTCACGGCGACGCCAGCGCGCTGCCGATTCCCTTCGCCGCCATGCGGCCACTGGCCGGGACAGGCTTGCGCAGCTGCTTGTATGAAGCGGGTTTTTCGCTGTATCACGCCGGCCAGTGCCTGCGAATTGTGATCTGAATGTTGAAAAATGTTGCCGCAGCGCTCGTTTTCCACCACAACGTCTAGCCTGTTATGGTGCGGGTTGTAGCAGTTGTGCACCGCCAGTGTGCAGTTCGGTGACGCGGGTTGTTACAGGTGGGTTGCACGTCGTTTCGTGTGATGGTTGCAATGATGGCTCAGGGAGGGTTGTACCCATTTGGTTCTATGGTTGTACCTTGTGCGGTTTAGACGGTTGCACGCCCAATAAAAAAGGGCTCGAAACAGTCGAAATAACAATAAAGCAGCGACTTTTTTAAGAATAAAAAACCGATGGCACGGCGCTTGCTCTGAGCTTTTCAGTGAAGTCGCAGTGCCAACTAAAAAAAACCTTGGAGCACCACCTCATGTCCCAGACGTTTTACAAGAAAGGCTTTCTGGCCCTCGCAGTGGCAGCTGCGCTGGGTGTTTCTGCGTTTGCTCAGGCCGACGTCAAGATCGGCGTAGCGGGTCCGATGACCGGTGCCAACGCGGCATTTGGTGAGCAGTACATGAAAGGCGCACAGGCCGCGGCCGATGCA is drawn from Pseudomonas rhizophila and contains these coding sequences:
- a CDS encoding NAD(P)/FAD-dependent oxidoreductase, coding for MPLREECLWEKLTPQRPENTALTGEITVDVCVIGAGFTGLSAAVHLLEQGKRVAVLEAHRAGHGGSGRNVGLVNAGLWIPPDEIEAGFGEAVGSQLNRMLGAAPALVFSLVDKYNIDCQLRREGTLHMAHNTRGEADLRSREEQWKRRGAPVELLTGQACAQATGTSKIAAALLDRRAGTLNPMAYTSGLAKAASDLGGQLFDHSPVTRLERQGQRWSVQTAQGSVLAEQVVIASNAYTEGDWTELRRNFFPGYYYQVASAPLTDEAAQRILPGGQGSWDTRQVLSSIRRDKDGRLLLGSLGNGNRKPTWFLKAWADRVQQHYFPYLKPVEWECTWTGCIAFTPDHLMRLFEPAPGLVAVTGYNGRGVTTGTVVGKAFADYLCHGDASALPIPFAAMRPLAGTGLRSCLYEAGFSLYHAGQCLRIVI